A single region of the Lotus japonicus ecotype B-129 chromosome 4, LjGifu_v1.2 genome encodes:
- the LOC130714384 gene encoding fumarate hydratase 1, mitochondrial-like produces MLTGAVLLCENMLQENSSLHQLACGPRCGLGELILPENEPGISIMPGMVNPTQCDALTMVCSHFELNVFKPMMASSLPQVSLV; encoded by the exons ATGTTAACAGGAGCAGTGTTGTTATGTGAAAATATGCTGCAGGAGAACTCAAGCCTCCATCAACTGGCATG TGGTCCCCGTTGTGGTCTTGGTGAACTCATTCTACCTGAAAACGAACCTGGAATCAGTATTATGCCT GGGATGGTTAATCCTACTCAGTGTGATGCTTTGACAATGGTCTGTAGTCATTTTGAGCTCAATGTGTTCAAGCCAATGATGGCCAGTAGTCTTCCGCAAGTAAGTCTTGTGTGA